From a region of the Hymenobacter jejuensis genome:
- a CDS encoding Rrf2 family transcriptional regulator, with the protein MNTRFAVATHILAYLAHADGQPVSSEVIAGSVGTHPVVVRRLIGALRAAGLVRTQLGAGGGALLARPVADVSLLDVFEAMQEPEPDLFSVNNTKPNERCNLGRVMQQTLEDLFGSAEQAMRNALAAVSLQQVIGQLRERLPKDCGGSDAVR; encoded by the coding sequence ATGAATACTCGGTTTGCTGTTGCCACACATATTTTGGCGTATCTGGCCCATGCCGATGGGCAGCCAGTGTCGTCGGAGGTGATTGCGGGCAGCGTCGGAACGCACCCGGTGGTGGTGCGGCGCCTGATTGGAGCATTGCGGGCGGCTGGATTGGTGCGTACGCAGCTGGGCGCGGGCGGCGGCGCGCTGTTGGCCCGGCCGGTGGCGGACGTATCGCTGCTGGATGTGTTTGAAGCCATGCAGGAACCCGAGCCCGATTTGTTTTCTGTCAATAATACCAAACCCAACGAACGCTGCAACTTGGGCCGCGTGATGCAGCAAACCCTTGAAGATCTGTTTGGCAGCGCCGAACAAGCCATGCGCAACGCGCTGGCCGCCGTATCGCTCCAGCAAGTCATTGGCCAACTCCGGGAGCGCCTGCCCAAAGATTGTGGCG
- a CDS encoding nuclear transport factor 2 family protein: MSDPIAVVSSYFKLIQGLDNDASAFAAVLHPEVEQTEYPNLLSRNLVRRSYEEILSTLRNGREVLVDSRFEMDRIHSCTDGSVVAEGQWRAQAIIDLGPVVRGQLLVAQLCMVFEFKDGKIYRQRSFHNFETV, translated from the coding sequence ATGAGCGACCCAATCGCCGTTGTTTCTTCTTACTTCAAACTAATCCAAGGCCTCGACAACGACGCATCAGCTTTCGCCGCAGTGTTGCACCCGGAGGTAGAGCAAACGGAATATCCCAATCTGCTTTCCCGAAACCTCGTCCGTCGTTCTTACGAGGAAATTTTGTCTACCCTCCGCAACGGGCGTGAAGTGCTGGTTGATTCACGGTTTGAGATGGATCGCATCCATAGCTGCACCGATGGCAGTGTGGTTGCAGAAGGCCAGTGGCGTGCCCAAGCCATCATCGATTTGGGGCCGGTAGTGCGCGGGCAGCTTTTGGTTGCCCAACTCTGCATGGTCTTCGAATTCAAGGATGGCAAGATTTACCGCCAGCGCAGCTTTCACAACTTCGAGACGGTGTAA
- a CDS encoding DUF4136 domain-containing protein, with protein sequence MKNLLILLLLAFSACAPVRIASTSQKPGVDFTAYKTYNFMDVSARNEASSEALGMGIGVQELKRAIAAELARRGYQPADRPDLWVNIGVVVEDQVQTRETNIRDAPRYIGQRNYHWQSEEVVVNTYKQGTATVELVDAARNERIWTGAAVGILTKDQERMGKRIDEAMQALFAKYPVKPR encoded by the coding sequence ATGAAAAACCTGTTGATTTTGCTCCTCCTGGCTTTTTCAGCCTGCGCGCCCGTGCGCATTGCCTCCACCTCTCAGAAGCCGGGCGTGGACTTTACGGCCTACAAAACCTACAATTTTATGGACGTATCGGCGCGCAACGAGGCCAGCTCCGAGGCCCTGGGTATGGGCATTGGGGTGCAGGAACTGAAGCGCGCCATTGCCGCCGAACTAGCGCGGCGCGGTTACCAGCCAGCCGACCGGCCCGATCTGTGGGTCAACATTGGCGTAGTGGTCGAAGATCAGGTTCAGACCCGCGAAACCAACATCCGTGACGCGCCTCGCTACATTGGGCAGCGTAACTACCACTGGCAGAGCGAGGAAGTAGTGGTGAATACCTACAAACAAGGCACCGCTACCGTCGAGCTGGTGGACGCGGCCCGCAACGAGCGCATCTGGACCGGGGCGGCCGTCGGCATCCTGACTAAAGATCAGGAGCGGATGGGAAAAAGAATTGACGAGGCCATGCAGGCCCTCTTCGCAAAGTATCCTGTCAAGCCTCGTTAA
- a CDS encoding MFS transporter: MIPSSTLSPDAKPTLWTPFTFSVFRAIWIASVVSNIGTWMQNVAGVWLVTTLTTSALLVALMQTATSLPAFLLSMPAGAMGDLIDRRKLLLLTQGFMAVVAVLLGALTLLGEVSALGVLGFTFLLGIGAALNAPIWQTVTVELVPRSVLPFAITLNGVSNNIARAVGPAIGGVIIAYYSPGWVFLLNGVSFVGTWFVVYNWKRTVEAATGPAENFMGALRAGMRYVQYSPAIYAVLVRTFAFSFGASAMWALLSVVVARRLHLNSGSYGVLLSWLGAGAVTGAFLMGRAGQRLNYNQRVLLGTLVFVGTNLCLALVPSVYWLYPVMFLSGIAWLMTMTSFSTTVQLHVPKWVQARVVSMYMLVFQAGLSLGSVAWGELADRVSLELALIAAAGWMLVGMALALPFPMRQAEGLNLEPAEHWPDPIVEGGDIDPDDGPVVVMIEYQVDPADWAAFRQAASQLTRLRLRDGALRAGVFSDVANPQKITEFFYVATWGEHERQHHRFTKEDLAVETRVQQFHMGPEPPRVTHFLSFPRTTNVEVAAPYETLEGQR; the protein is encoded by the coding sequence ATGATCCCTTCCAGTACCCTCAGCCCGGACGCGAAGCCTACGCTGTGGACTCCATTTACCTTCTCCGTTTTCCGGGCCATCTGGATTGCTTCCGTCGTGTCCAATATTGGCACCTGGATGCAGAATGTGGCCGGTGTGTGGTTGGTTACTACCCTCACTACCAGTGCGTTGCTGGTGGCCTTGATGCAAACGGCCACCAGCCTCCCCGCTTTCCTGCTGAGCATGCCGGCCGGCGCCATGGGCGACCTAATTGATCGGCGGAAGCTGCTGCTGCTCACGCAGGGCTTCATGGCCGTGGTGGCGGTGCTGCTGGGCGCCCTGACGCTGCTAGGAGAAGTTTCGGCGCTGGGCGTGCTGGGATTTACTTTCCTGCTGGGCATTGGCGCCGCCCTTAACGCGCCGATCTGGCAAACCGTTACCGTCGAGCTGGTACCGCGGTCGGTATTGCCGTTTGCCATCACCCTCAACGGCGTCAGCAACAACATTGCGCGGGCAGTGGGGCCAGCCATTGGGGGCGTCATCATTGCGTATTACTCGCCGGGCTGGGTGTTTCTGCTAAACGGGGTTTCTTTCGTGGGCACTTGGTTTGTGGTGTACAATTGGAAGCGTACCGTCGAAGCTGCTACCGGCCCTGCCGAGAACTTTATGGGCGCATTGCGGGCCGGCATGCGCTACGTGCAATATTCGCCGGCCATTTATGCAGTGCTGGTGCGCACGTTCGCGTTTTCGTTTGGGGCCAGCGCAATGTGGGCCTTGCTGTCGGTGGTGGTGGCGCGGCGCCTGCACCTAAACTCGGGCAGTTACGGCGTGTTGCTTTCGTGGCTAGGGGCGGGTGCCGTCACGGGTGCTTTCCTGATGGGCCGCGCGGGCCAGCGGCTCAACTACAACCAGCGCGTGCTGCTGGGAACGCTGGTTTTTGTCGGCACCAACCTGTGCTTGGCGCTGGTGCCGTCGGTATATTGGCTATACCCCGTGATGTTTTTGTCGGGCATCGCCTGGCTCATGACCATGACCAGCTTTAGTACTACCGTGCAGCTGCACGTACCCAAATGGGTGCAGGCGCGCGTCGTGAGCATGTATATGCTGGTGTTTCAGGCGGGCTTGTCGCTGGGCAGCGTGGCGTGGGGTGAGCTGGCCGACCGCGTAAGCCTGGAGCTGGCCTTGATAGCGGCCGCGGGTTGGATGCTGGTGGGCATGGCCTTGGCCTTGCCATTTCCGATGCGCCAGGCCGAAGGGCTGAACCTGGAACCCGCCGAGCATTGGCCCGACCCCATCGTGGAAGGCGGCGACATCGACCCCGACGACGGCCCGGTAGTGGTAATGATTGAGTATCAAGTAGATCCTGCGGACTGGGCGGCTTTCCGTCAAGCCGCTTCGCAACTTACCCGGCTGCGGCTGCGCGACGGCGCGTTGCGGGCCGGGGTGTTTTCGGACGTGGCTAATCCGCAGAAAATCACGGAGTTCTTTTACGTGGCTACCTGGGGCGAGCACGAGCGCCAGCACCACCGTTTCACCAAGGAAGACTTGGCCGTGGAAACCCGCGTACAGCAGTTTCACATGGGGCCGGAGCCGCCGCGGGTGACGCATTTTCTTTCGTTCCCACGCACGACCAACGTAGAAGTAGCCGCCCCTTACGAAACCCTGGAGGGCCAGCGGTAG
- a CDS encoding YhcH/YjgK/YiaL family protein: MTPTTATTDWTPQSAQKWVKGGTWKKGLKLDVYPDVDAVEFAKQYHANQAIWDKAFAYMRENDLAALPNGSSKLDGDLLTLSVTEPTSKEFDKTQWESHRKYIDLQYIVRGKEKMGVQPLSNLTVTEPYNEAKDVAHYSGDGGKYYDADPSTIYLFFPQDGHRPSIKVEGYDVVKKVVFKIRVAGM; this comes from the coding sequence ATGACGCCAACTACCGCAACTACCGACTGGACTCCGCAAAGCGCCCAAAAATGGGTGAAAGGCGGCACCTGGAAAAAAGGCCTCAAGCTGGACGTGTACCCCGACGTTGACGCGGTGGAGTTCGCCAAACAATACCACGCCAACCAAGCTATTTGGGACAAGGCCTTTGCCTACATGCGCGAAAACGACTTGGCCGCGCTGCCCAACGGCTCGTCGAAACTTGACGGCGACCTGCTGACGCTCTCGGTGACCGAGCCCACCTCGAAAGAGTTCGACAAAACCCAGTGGGAGTCGCACCGCAAGTACATTGACCTCCAATACATTGTGCGCGGTAAGGAGAAAATGGGCGTGCAGCCGTTGTCCAATCTCACCGTAACCGAACCCTACAACGAGGCCAAAGACGTAGCACACTACAGCGGCGACGGTGGCAAATACTACGACGCCGACCCCAGCACCATCTACCTGTTCTTCCCACAAGATGGGCACCGGCCCTCCATCAAGGTTGAGGGCTACGACGTGGTGAAAAAGGTAGTCTTCAAAATCCGGGTAGCGGGCATGTAG